A region of Armatimonadota bacterium DNA encodes the following proteins:
- the ugpC gene encoding sn-glycerol-3-phosphate ABC transporter ATP-binding protein UgpC yields MATVTLKELTKSFKTITAVNKMNLDIKDGEFMVFVGPSGCGKTTALRMIAGLEEPTDGEIYIGERLVNDVSPKDRDIAMVFQNYALYPHMTVFDNMAFGLKLRKVPRQEIKTRVDEVARMLGLEQLLDRKPKALSGGQRQRVALGRAIVRQPLVFLMDEPLSNLDAKLRVQTRSEIIKLHRRLGVTTIYVTHDQVEAMTMGDRITVMKDGVIQQVDSPLSLYNQPVNMFVAGFIGSPAMNFVYGKVEDEGGAAVFNAGAIKVKPVGRLAESLKAYVGKEIVWGVRPSDIFAKVTRPDLVNGTGNEFTALVDVREIMGDRAYLYLMAGNHPIVADVDSETPLKEQANTDFVVDIDRTHAFDRETEQAIF; encoded by the coding sequence ATGGCAACAGTTACACTGAAGGAACTCACCAAGTCCTTCAAGACCATCACCGCCGTCAACAAGATGAACCTCGACATCAAGGACGGCGAATTCATGGTCTTCGTTGGTCCCTCGGGTTGCGGAAAAACCACCGCGCTCCGCATGATTGCCGGCCTGGAAGAGCCCACGGACGGCGAGATCTACATCGGCGAACGCCTCGTCAATGACGTATCCCCGAAAGACCGCGACATCGCGATGGTCTTCCAGAATTACGCCCTCTATCCGCACATGACCGTGTTTGACAACATGGCCTTCGGCCTCAAGCTCCGCAAGGTGCCGCGGCAGGAGATCAAGACCCGCGTTGATGAAGTCGCCCGCATGCTCGGGTTGGAGCAGTTGCTGGACCGCAAGCCCAAGGCGCTTTCCGGCGGCCAGCGCCAACGCGTCGCCCTGGGCCGCGCCATCGTCCGCCAGCCGCTCGTCTTCCTGATGGACGAACCGCTCTCCAACCTCGACGCCAAACTTCGCGTGCAGACCCGGTCCGAGATTATCAAGCTGCACCGACGTCTCGGCGTGACCACCATCTATGTGACGCACGACCAGGTGGAAGCCATGACGATGGGTGACCGCATCACGGTCATGAAGGACGGCGTGATCCAGCAGGTTGACTCGCCGTTGAGCCTTTACAACCAGCCAGTCAACATGTTTGTCGCCGGATTTATCGGCAGCCCCGCCATGAACTTCGTCTACGGCAAGGTTGAGGACGAGGGCGGCGCCGCGGTTTTCAATGCCGGCGCCATCAAGGTGAAGCCGGTAGGCAGGCTCGCCGAAAGCCTCAAGGCTTACGTGGGCAAGGAGATCGTGTGGGGCGTTCGCCCAAGCGATATCTTTGCGAAAGTCACGCGACCGGATCTGGTGAATGGCACGGGCAACGAGTTCACCGCCCTCGTTGATGTCCGTGAAATTATGGGCGACCGCGCGTACCTTTACCTGATGGCGGGCAACCACCCGATCGTCGCGGACGTCGATTCAGAGACCCCGCTCAAGGAACAGGCAAACACCGACTTCGTTGTGGACATCGACCGCACTCACGCGTTCGACCGCGAAACAGAGCAGGCGATCTTCTAG
- a CDS encoding GDSL-type esterase/lipase family protein encodes MSSIFRVRLCYILACVLLAGAPSVADAAKTSGLIVVVLGSSTAWGAGATPITQAWSYRYGAYLQGLDPSNRFINLAVSGYTTYHVLPTGTPPLTGRPSPDPQHNITAALALHPDAVIVNLPSNDTSMGFSAAEQEANYRTIARVAGEANVPIWIATSQPRNMTLIMRNTQKEVRDWIRMIYGQRSVDFWTTVARPDGTIASGYDSGDGIHLNNAGHDVLYRRVIAAGIPELLARTTTTAVNDPYGDLDGDGAVTDADVALMTRYLADPTQLTAAQQDRIRRYGDVANVVNQTTIGNGVVDSNDTMRLLLLSGGQIDAGTAGPVRQDYGDVNGDGHVDIVDALLVSRSMAGLVTDPAILERIHTRGLGDVSPTVPSVTFGDGTIDSKDLTVLTARAAGNDANPPAYVDYWPLHVADPAAPLIKPDLVVATDISGLTGDANHQVRFVTDAVEERRGYTVTRIAGSDGSVLAAFKGIDGSIYALYVDYPQAFGDHRLEFMSPLKLLDASAARGPAAPWAASTTGAFSGIPSQSVIATGTVLDRADHYTPAAGDFTIVAPGSTWSKAVRARLDIALLRGDWGTMDMQQAFFYEFAPFIGVVERAQSPYRGSLAAATDRPDLVVNEITSRGIQYTRTAP; translated from the coding sequence TTGAGTTCGATATTTCGCGTAAGACTGTGTTACATTCTGGCCTGTGTTCTGTTAGCCGGCGCCCCGTCCGTCGCGGATGCGGCGAAGACGTCCGGTTTGATCGTTGTCGTATTGGGATCGTCAACGGCCTGGGGTGCTGGGGCGACGCCGATCACTCAGGCGTGGTCCTACCGGTACGGGGCCTATCTTCAGGGGCTCGATCCTAGCAATCGATTTATCAACCTCGCCGTGTCGGGCTACACCACCTACCACGTTCTGCCGACTGGAACCCCGCCTCTCACAGGGCGGCCCTCTCCCGATCCACAGCACAATATCACTGCAGCCCTGGCCCTCCACCCGGACGCGGTGATCGTGAATCTTCCTTCCAACGATACGTCGATGGGGTTTTCGGCCGCCGAGCAGGAGGCCAACTACAGAACCATTGCCCGGGTGGCGGGTGAGGCGAACGTTCCGATCTGGATCGCCACATCCCAGCCCCGCAATATGACGCTGATTATGCGAAACACCCAGAAGGAAGTGCGCGATTGGATTCGCATGATTTACGGTCAGCGGTCGGTCGATTTCTGGACAACCGTCGCGCGGCCCGACGGCACTATCGCCTCGGGCTATGACAGTGGAGATGGCATTCATTTGAACAATGCCGGGCACGACGTTCTGTACCGCCGCGTCATCGCGGCGGGCATACCGGAACTGCTCGCACGAACCACAACCACGGCGGTGAACGATCCCTATGGCGACCTGGACGGAGATGGAGCGGTTACCGACGCCGATGTCGCCCTGATGACCAGGTACCTGGCCGATCCGACGCAGCTCACCGCGGCGCAGCAGGATCGCATTCGTCGGTATGGTGACGTAGCCAATGTCGTGAACCAGACAACCATCGGCAACGGGGTCGTCGACTCAAACGACACGATGAGGCTGCTGCTGCTCTCCGGCGGACAGATCGACGCCGGCACCGCCGGGCCTGTTCGTCAGGACTATGGCGATGTGAATGGCGACGGCCACGTAGACATCGTCGATGCCCTCCTCGTCAGCCGATCCATGGCCGGGCTGGTGACGGACCCGGCCATCCTCGAACGAATCCACACGCGCGGCCTTGGTGACGTCTCGCCAACGGTGCCGTCCGTGACCTTCGGAGACGGTACAATCGACTCGAAGGATCTCACGGTCCTCACGGCGCGGGCGGCCGGCAACGATGCCAACCCGCCGGCCTACGTGGACTATTGGCCGCTGCACGTCGCCGATCCGGCCGCACCGCTGATCAAACCCGACCTCGTGGTGGCAACGGACATCTCGGGCCTCACCGGTGACGCTAACCATCAGGTGCGCTTTGTCACGGATGCCGTGGAAGAGCGTCGCGGCTACACCGTGACGAGGATTGCCGGAAGCGACGGCAGCGTTCTCGCCGCATTCAAGGGGATCGACGGCAGCATTTACGCCCTCTACGTGGATTATCCGCAGGCGTTCGGTGACCACCGCCTCGAATTCATGTCCCCATTGAAACTCCTGGACGCGTCCGCCGCTCGCGGGCCCGCAGCGCCCTGGGCGGCAAGCACCACGGGGGCATTTTCCGGCATTCCTTCGCAGTCCGTGATCGCAACGGGAACGGTTCTGGACCGCGCTGACCACTATACGCCCGCGGCAGGGGACTTTACGATCGTCGCGCCCGGTTCGACCTGGTCAAAGGCGGTGCGCGCGCGCCTCGACATCGCGCTGTTGCGCGGTGACTGGGGCACGATGGACATGCAGCAGGCGTTCTTCTATGAGTTTGCGCCGTTCATCGGGGTGGTCGAGCGCGCGCAGTCGCCGTACCGTGGCAGCCTAGCCGCAGCAACGGACCGCCCGGACCTCGTTGTCAACGAGATCACCTCCAGAGGCATCCAGTACACCCGCACTGCGCCGTAG